In Choloepus didactylus isolate mChoDid1 chromosome 6, mChoDid1.pri, whole genome shotgun sequence, one DNA window encodes the following:
- the LOC119537009 gene encoding olfactory receptor 56A3-like, with protein sequence MTTQQNHTIPNDVSDFLLNCFARSPSWQLWLSLPLSLLFLLAMGANATLLITIWLEASLHEPMYYLLSLLSILDMVLCLTVIPKVLAIFWFDLRPISFSSCFLQMFIMNCFLAMESCTFMVMAYDCYVAICHPMRYPSIITDQFVAKAVFFILVRNVLVAVPIPFLSARLYYCGRDVIENCMCTNIPVSRLSCDDITIKHLYQFAGGWTLLGSDLILIFLSYTLIMRAVLRLKAEGAVTKALSTCSYHFILILFFSTILLVLIFTHVAKKEVSSDMPVLLNVLHHVMPAALNPIVYGVRTQEIKQGIQRLLKKGWW encoded by the coding sequence atgacaacacaacaaaATCATACCATCCCAAATGACGTGTCAGACTTCCTCCTGAACTGTTTTGCCAGGTCCCCCAGCTGGCAGCTCTGGCTGTCCCTGCCCctcagcctcctcttcctcctggccATGGGGGCCAACGCCACTCTCCTGATCACCATCTGGCTGGAGGCCTCTCTGCACGAGCCCATGTACTACCTGCTCAGCCTCCTCTCCATTCTGGACATGGTGCTCTGTCTCACTGTCATCCCCAAGGTCCTGGCCATCTTCTGGTTTGACCTCAGGCCCATCAGtttctcttcctgcttcctcCAGATGTTCATCATGAATTGCTTCCTGGCCATGGAGTCCTGCACATTTATGGTCATGGCTTATGactgctatgtggccatctgtcacCCAATGAGGTATCCATCCATCATCACTGATCAATTTGTAGCCAAGGctgtcttttttattcttgtgAGGAATGTCCTTGTTGCTGTGCCCATACCCTTTCTCTCAGCACGACTCTACTACTGTGGAAGAGATGTCATCGAGAACTGCATGTGTACCAATATACCTGTCTCCAGGCTCTCCTGTGATGACATCACCATCAAACACCTCTACCAGTTTGCTGGAGGTTGGACCCTGCTAGGATCTGACCTCATACTTATCTTCCTCTCCTACACCCTCATAATGAGAGCTGTGCTGAGACTCAAGGCAGAGGGGGCTGTGACCAAGGCCTTAAGCACATGCAGCTACCACTTCATTCTCATCCTTTTCTTTAGCACCATCCTCCTGGTCCTTATCTTCACTCACGTGGCTAAGAAAGAGGTCTCCTCTGATATGCCAGTCTTGCTCAATGTCCTCCACCATGTCATGCCCGCAGCCCTCAACCCCATTGTGTATGGAGTGCGAACCCAGGAAATCAAGCAAGGAATCCAGAGACTCCTGAAGAAAGGGTGGTGGTAA